The following coding sequences are from one Natrinema sp. CBA1119 window:
- a CDS encoding transposase, producing the protein MTAKTVVVVDQFTKRVGTVQRHGWYPIGSDPTIETSNSWEKVTVLGAVTDDGDSFYCWTEESLTRHHGIRLLEALQGEFGEELVVFLDRAGYFYARDLWEFVSGERETETVCDSSVSCVCGEKLDVWYFPSKLPELNPVEGCWNQLYEWFKHRLIPDLSTLKESILRGIDTIDEPNIWNYLCSAEG; encoded by the coding sequence TTGACCGCCAAAACGGTCGTTGTTGTGGATCAGTTCACCAAGCGTGTGGGCACCGTTCAACGACATGGATGGTACCCGATCGGGTCGGATCCAACGATAGAGACGTCAAATTCCTGGGAGAAGGTGACAGTGCTCGGCGCTGTCACCGACGACGGTGACAGCTTCTATTGTTGGACCGAAGAAAGCCTCACGCGCCACCACGGAATACGCCTACTCGAAGCACTTCAGGGAGAATTTGGCGAGGAATTGGTAGTATTTCTCGATCGTGCGGGTTACTTCTATGCGAGAGATCTCTGGGAGTTCGTGAGTGGTGAGCGCGAGACCGAAACTGTCTGCGACAGTTCGGTCTCGTGCGTTTGTGGAGAGAAGCTGGATGTCTGGTATTTTCCATCAAAACTCCCCGAACTCAACCCGGTGGAAGGATGTTGGAATCAGCTCTACGAATGGTTCAAGCACCGGCTGATTCCGGATCTCTCAACGCTGAAAGAGTCCATTCTGAGGGGAATCGATACAATTGATGAGCCGAACATCTGGAACTATCTCTGTTCAGCTGA
- a CDS encoding PadR family transcriptional regulator: MYDLTAFQRDLLYVIAGHEEPHGLAIKDELQNYYETEINHGRLYPNLDTLVEKGLVEKGSLDKRTNSYTITDRGYRELEARREWESQYIEDV; this comes from the coding sequence ATGTATGATCTAACAGCCTTCCAACGCGACTTGCTGTACGTCATTGCTGGCCATGAAGAGCCTCATGGCTTGGCGATAAAAGATGAACTCCAAAACTACTACGAAACAGAGATCAACCACGGACGGCTCTACCCAAATCTCGATACGCTCGTCGAAAAAGGGCTGGTTGAGAAAGGCTCACTCGACAAACGGACGAATTCATATACGATCACTGATCGGGGATACAGAGAACTCGAGGCCCGCCGTGAGTGGGAGAGTCAGTACATCGAAGACGTATAG
- a CDS encoding IS630 family transposase, with product MGRFDDITLEELHEVREQTEGEKPRERVLAAIGRKQGAQIDTLAERHGVVEKTIRNWLDRFAEQPIEQAPYDAPRPGGPSKLTTEQREHLEEVLQDSPTELGYDQQAWSPKLLLHYVAREYDVEYSDRHARYLLSEAGLSWRTARPRNHEADPEEEADFQETVEKNATN from the coding sequence ATGGGTCGGTTCGACGATATTACTCTGGAGGAACTCCATGAAGTGCGCGAACAAACGGAAGGGGAGAAGCCGCGAGAACGCGTTCTCGCGGCGATTGGACGCAAGCAAGGTGCGCAGATCGATACCCTCGCTGAACGACACGGGGTTGTCGAGAAAACCATCCGAAATTGGCTCGATCGGTTTGCCGAGCAACCGATCGAGCAGGCTCCGTACGACGCTCCACGCCCTGGCGGCCCCTCAAAACTCACCACAGAGCAGCGTGAGCACCTCGAAGAGGTGCTCCAAGATTCACCTACCGAATTGGGCTACGACCAACAGGCTTGGTCGCCGAAGCTCCTCCTGCATTACGTCGCCCGCGAGTATGATGTTGAGTACAGCGATCGCCATGCACGCTATCTCTTGAGCGAGGCTGGGCTGTCCTGGCGGACAGCCCGGCCTCGCAATCACGAAGCCGACCCCGAGGAAGAAGCGGATTTCCAGGAGACAGTCGAAAAAAACGCGACGAATTGA